Within the Thermoanaerobaculia bacterium genome, the region CACACTCCGAAGCCGCAGCCCATCGGCGCCTCCGTCGAGAACTCCGCCGCGATTCCGCGGCTCGCGAGGAGCGGCGCGAGCGTGCGGAACATCGCCGTCGGGCCGCAGGCGTAGATCCGCCGGTACGGCGCGCCGCCGGCGAGCTCACGCGCGAGGAGATCGGTGACCCGCCCCGGCTCGCCGAAGGAGCCATCGTCCGTCGAATCGAGCTCGCGGCCGGTCACGAGCGGGCCGATCTTCCCGCGATAGGCGAGGTCGGCCGCCGAGCGGCCGCCGAAGAAGAGGTCCGCGGCGACGCCCCGGGCCGCGAAATCCCGCAGGAGAAGGGGGAACGGGGCCACGCCCACGCCTCCCGCGACGATCGCGACGCGGTCGCCGCGGCCGAGATCGGCGGCGGTGAAGGCGTTGCCGAGCGGCGCGAGGAGCTCGATTTCCTCTCCGGGAACGAGCGCCGCGAGGCACGCGGTGCCGGCGCCGATCACCTTCACGAGAAATTCGACGGTCCCCGACGCTCGATCCCTGTCCGCGATCGAGAACGCCCGCCGCAGGAACGGTCGGCTCCTCCCGGCGACGCCGATCATCGCGAACTGCCCGGGCCGAACCGAGGCGGCCAGGGCGGGGGCCGAGCAGAACAGGGAGAAAAGCCCGGGCGCGTGCTCGATCCGCGATGTCACCCGCGCTCTGGCATCCTGCATTGGCGCCGCGGATTCTAGCGCGAAGCCGGCAGGGCCGTCACGAGACGGCGGCGAAGCGCCGGCGCGCGCGACAATGCACGA harbors:
- a CDS encoding dihydroorotate dehydrogenase electron transfer subunit; translated protein: MQDARARVTSRIEHAPGLFSLFCSAPALAASVRPGQFAMIGVAGRSRPFLRRAFSIADRDRASGTVEFLVKVIGAGTACLAALVPGEEIELLAPLGNAFTAADLGRGDRVAIVAGGVGVAPFPLLLRDFAARGVAADLFFGGRSAADLAYRGKIGPLVTGRELDSTDDGSFGEPGRVTDLLARELAGGAPYRRIYACGPTAMFRTLAPLLASRGIAAEFSTEAPMGCGFGVCLACVLPRPRGGFLVSCQEGPILPPSAVDWSRC